The proteins below come from a single Bryobacter aggregatus MPL3 genomic window:
- a CDS encoding DJ-1/PfpI family protein, with the protein MSAPKVLIIIGDAAEALDTLYPFFRIREDNYEVVVAGPEKRVYHLVMHEIPPGWDITREGPSYHMASDIAFRDVDPNEYLGLFITGGRAPEYLRYDPHLLDITRHFFTHNKPVASVCHGVEIIAAADVIRGRKVATVAKCALDVTFSGGTFVNEGCVRDGNLVSGRTWHDNHLFMAEFMRMLGEAAK; encoded by the coding sequence ATGTCAGCTCCCAAAGTGCTCATCATCATCGGCGATGCCGCCGAAGCTCTCGATACTCTGTACCCCTTCTTCCGCATCCGCGAGGACAATTATGAAGTGGTCGTTGCCGGCCCCGAAAAGCGCGTGTATCACCTCGTCATGCACGAGATTCCTCCCGGCTGGGACATCACGCGCGAAGGCCCCAGCTATCACATGGCCTCAGACATCGCCTTCCGCGATGTCGATCCCAACGAGTATCTGGGTCTCTTCATCACTGGCGGCCGCGCGCCCGAATACCTCCGCTACGACCCGCATCTGCTCGACATCACACGCCACTTCTTTACCCACAACAAGCCTGTCGCCAGCGTCTGCCACGGTGTCGAAATCATTGCCGCCGCCGATGTCATTCGCGGCCGCAAGGTGGCCACGGTTGCCAAGTGCGCGCTCGACGTCACCTTCTCCGGCGGCACTTTCGTCAATGAAGGTTGCGTGCGCGATGGCAATCTCGTTTCCGGCCGCACCTGGCATGACAACCACCTCTTCATGGCCGAGTTCATGCGTATGTTAGGCGAGGCGGCAAAATGA
- a CDS encoding CHAT domain-containing tetratricopeptide repeat protein, whose protein sequence is MNYWLRAVRCLVLLAASSGAQEEWRTLSDRQIRDHDLKGAQVTLDLARAAAVSRAGAHSEASADIDLRLAYLRYLAGDYRGVHEISTRALQSYETALGPRSLKSVEALVWIGSAHSALNEYSQAQEKLTRALEIHQQVGAGEDVLLGRILNQLAGTQIGAGDFAAAKITIERAIAVLEGLGASGEDQLSTALRQFAYILTELGDFAGARLANQRSLAILTRRGGEDAVSVADLLVVAGNGEKDAGNWTAARDMHRRAVAIYEKRLGPENTRSGGALDSLGQDLLGLKDYAGARLALERAVKIQTAALGARHVWTANAIQGLGQVAAAEGKYEEARQFLEQTLDIWREKLGDSHPFTLNAATRLAEVLGNLGRREDAFALALETTRRRRDYLASTLRTVEERQALRYASSRTKSLDLMLSYLGKDPQELRAAWDVLIRMRVLVLDEMAARQRAVRQVENPQIREMVQQVMTARSNLARLAVQGKGAKLQADFDAQMEAHRASVDGAEANLAVHSRALRIEIARERAGLAEVQAALPQGATLVGYVRQERYLAFVWRTGEGTPRLVDLGAATRIDRSMKLWRAELDRERDAAGRNQLKNEASYRELAASLRKLVWDPLGITGKGPVFVVADGSLQALNFAALVMKNGQYLAEAGPLVHLLGAERDLVGQPESVDRNTRMFALGNASFAQQPIQLSQAKTAFRGLRPACEDFATRLFEPLPGSAAEVRSIAQIWRQRGWKADVFTGSGATESALKAGSAQARVVHVATHGYFLESCAGSNVAMENPLLRSGLALAGANHRQMAKEGQDDGILTAEEASTLDLSAAEWVVLSGCDTGVGELRAGEGILGLRRAFQQAGARTIITSLWPVDDEETRRWMTLLYRQRFQNQESTVDSLRTTNRLMIRSLRSAGKSTHPYHWAAFVAIGDWR, encoded by the coding sequence GTGAACTACTGGCTACGCGCCGTTAGATGTCTGGTGCTGCTGGCCGCGAGCAGCGGCGCGCAGGAGGAGTGGCGGACGCTTTCGGACCGGCAGATTCGCGATCACGATCTGAAGGGTGCGCAAGTGACCCTTGATCTGGCTCGTGCCGCTGCCGTTTCCCGCGCGGGCGCCCATTCTGAGGCGAGTGCCGATATCGATCTCCGCCTTGCCTATCTGCGCTATCTGGCGGGCGACTATCGTGGGGTGCATGAGATTTCGACGCGTGCCTTGCAGAGCTACGAGACCGCGCTTGGGCCACGGAGCCTGAAGTCTGTGGAGGCGCTGGTTTGGATCGGCTCGGCGCACAGCGCCTTGAACGAGTATTCACAGGCGCAGGAAAAGTTGACGCGGGCCTTGGAGATCCATCAGCAAGTGGGCGCGGGCGAAGATGTGCTGCTTGGGAGAATCCTCAATCAACTGGCGGGAACGCAGATTGGAGCCGGGGATTTTGCCGCAGCGAAGATTACGATTGAGCGAGCCATCGCGGTTCTCGAGGGGCTTGGGGCGAGTGGCGAGGACCAGCTCTCGACCGCCTTGCGCCAGTTTGCTTACATTCTGACGGAACTCGGTGATTTTGCGGGAGCCCGTTTGGCGAACCAGCGAAGTTTAGCGATTCTCACCCGGCGTGGGGGAGAGGATGCCGTTTCGGTTGCGGATCTGCTGGTGGTTGCGGGCAATGGCGAGAAGGATGCCGGCAATTGGACCGCCGCCCGCGACATGCATCGCCGTGCTGTTGCGATTTATGAGAAGCGGCTGGGGCCAGAGAACACGCGGAGCGGCGGCGCGCTGGACAGTCTGGGGCAGGACCTGCTGGGTCTGAAGGATTACGCCGGTGCGCGGCTTGCGCTGGAGCGTGCGGTGAAGATTCAGACGGCGGCGCTGGGGGCGCGGCATGTCTGGACGGCGAATGCGATTCAGGGGCTGGGACAGGTGGCTGCGGCAGAGGGTAAGTATGAAGAGGCACGACAGTTCCTGGAGCAGACTCTCGACATCTGGCGGGAGAAACTGGGCGACTCCCATCCCTTCACTTTGAACGCCGCAACACGCCTGGCTGAGGTGTTGGGGAATCTGGGACGGCGTGAGGATGCCTTTGCCCTGGCGCTGGAGACGACACGGAGGCGGCGGGATTATCTGGCCAGTACCTTGCGGACGGTGGAAGAGCGGCAGGCGCTACGCTATGCGTCGAGCCGGACGAAGAGTCTGGATTTGATGTTGTCCTATCTTGGAAAAGATCCGCAGGAGCTGCGCGCGGCCTGGGATGTTCTGATTCGCATGCGCGTGCTGGTGCTCGATGAGATGGCCGCCCGGCAGCGTGCGGTCCGGCAGGTGGAGAATCCGCAGATCCGTGAGATGGTCCAGCAGGTGATGACCGCGCGGTCCAATTTGGCTCGTCTTGCCGTACAAGGCAAAGGGGCGAAGTTACAGGCGGACTTTGATGCGCAGATGGAGGCACACCGGGCTTCTGTTGACGGCGCCGAGGCAAACTTAGCGGTGCACAGCAGGGCCTTGCGAATTGAGATCGCCCGGGAACGTGCGGGGCTTGCGGAGGTGCAAGCCGCATTGCCGCAAGGGGCTACGTTGGTGGGCTATGTGCGCCAGGAGCGGTATCTCGCCTTCGTTTGGCGGACAGGGGAGGGGACGCCGCGCCTGGTGGATCTTGGCGCTGCCACACGCATCGATCGGAGCATGAAGCTGTGGCGGGCGGAGTTAGATCGCGAACGCGATGCGGCGGGTCGCAATCAGTTGAAGAATGAAGCGAGTTACCGCGAGCTTGCGGCGTCGCTCCGGAAGCTTGTGTGGGATCCTCTCGGCATCACGGGCAAGGGGCCTGTCTTTGTGGTGGCGGATGGCTCGCTGCAGGCGTTGAACTTTGCTGCCCTGGTGATGAAAAATGGCCAATACCTAGCTGAAGCCGGGCCTCTGGTTCATCTTCTGGGGGCGGAGCGGGATCTGGTGGGGCAACCGGAATCGGTGGACCGGAACACGCGGATGTTCGCTCTGGGCAATGCCTCCTTTGCACAGCAACCGATTCAGCTCTCTCAGGCGAAGACTGCTTTTCGCGGTCTGCGTCCGGCCTGTGAGGACTTTGCCACGCGTTTGTTTGAGCCCCTGCCGGGATCGGCCGCGGAAGTACGGAGCATTGCCCAGATCTGGCGGCAGCGAGGCTGGAAGGCCGATGTCTTCACCGGTAGCGGCGCTACAGAGAGTGCGTTGAAGGCTGGGAGTGCACAGGCGCGCGTAGTGCATGTCGCGACGCATGGATATTTTTTGGAATCCTGTGCCGGGTCAAATGTGGCGATGGAGAATCCGCTACTCCGTTCCGGGCTGGCCCTTGCTGGTGCGAACCATCGGCAGATGGCGAAGGAGGGGCAGGACGATGGCATTCTCACCGCCGAGGAGGCGAGCACGCTGGATTTGAGCGCTGCGGAGTGGGTGGTGCTCTCTGGTTGTGACACGGGCGTTGGGGAGTTGCGTGCGGGCGAAGGTATTCTTGGCTTGCGCCGGGCGTTTCAACAGGCAGGGGCCCGCACGATCATCACGAGTCTGTGGCCGGTTGATGACGAGGAAACCAGACGATGGATGACACTCCTGTACCGGCAACGCTTCCAGAACCAAGAATCGACCGTCGATTCCCTGCGGACTACGAACCGTCTGATGATCCGTTCTCTGCGGAGCGCCGGCAAGAGCACGCACCCCTACCACTGGGCGGCTTTTGTTGCGATCGGGGATTGGCGCTAA
- a CDS encoding LacI family DNA-binding transcriptional regulator, which yields MATMQDVAKKAKVSVATVSAVLNRSTYVSPELTVRVQKAAAELDYRINALARSLKQGSTQTVGMLIPSFGTPDPFFADVVDGVETTLRTANYSLLLGQTHNRVAEQSRHIAAFRDRLVDGLLLFQAPGLDLELDKLLAERRPVVFVGRVPQPTAADVVATDIEIGTWLGCSHLLQKGHRRIGLVTQKDSLSVREFRLTGWRRAHREATTPLDEALHVEGELSSQGGYAACMQLLDRKPLPQAIFVDDLVLTIGVVDALQQRGLTNKIEVLSSDDAGWLDVFHIPISTIVQPSQSVGSVAAQLFLNRIEDPNRPYETILLKPTLKLR from the coding sequence ATGGCAACCATGCAAGATGTCGCAAAGAAGGCCAAGGTCTCGGTAGCCACCGTGTCCGCCGTTCTCAATCGCTCCACCTATGTCAGCCCGGAGCTGACGGTGCGCGTCCAGAAGGCGGCCGCGGAACTCGACTACCGCATCAACGCACTCGCGCGCAGTCTGAAGCAGGGTTCGACGCAAACGGTCGGCATGCTGATTCCAAGTTTTGGTACGCCCGATCCCTTCTTTGCCGACGTTGTCGATGGCGTGGAAACCACGCTGCGCACGGCAAACTATTCGCTGCTGCTCGGACAAACGCACAACCGCGTCGCCGAGCAGTCGCGCCACATCGCTGCCTTCCGCGACAGGCTCGTCGATGGCCTGCTGCTGTTCCAGGCTCCCGGCCTCGACCTCGAGCTCGACAAGCTTCTGGCCGAACGCCGGCCCGTCGTCTTCGTCGGCCGCGTGCCACAGCCCACGGCTGCCGATGTCGTCGCCACCGACATTGAAATCGGCACCTGGCTCGGCTGCTCCCATCTCTTGCAGAAAGGCCACCGCCGCATCGGCCTCGTCACCCAAAAGGACTCGCTGTCGGTACGCGAATTCCGTCTCACCGGGTGGCGACGCGCCCATCGTGAAGCAACAACGCCACTCGACGAAGCACTCCATGTCGAGGGCGAACTCTCAAGCCAGGGCGGCTACGCGGCCTGCATGCAACTCCTCGACCGCAAGCCCCTGCCGCAGGCGATCTTCGTCGACGACCTGGTGCTCACCATCGGCGTGGTCGACGCATTGCAGCAGCGCGGGCTCACCAACAAGATCGAAGTCCTCAGCTCTGACGATGCCGGTTGGCTCGATGTCTTTCACATCCCCATCAGCACCATCGTCCAGCCCAGCCAGAGCGTCGGCTCGGTGGCCGCACAGCTCTTTCTCAATCGCATCGAAGACCCCAATCGTCCCTACGAAACCATTCTTCTGAAACCCACTCTGAAACTACGATAA
- a CDS encoding Gfo/Idh/MocA family protein — MQITRRTAMLSAVAYSNVLGANDRINVGLIGCGNLGMRHLRIYQKPMLEEGKIHIAGISDIYTGAKRRGAAQVKLETKDIHHDYQELIARKDIDAIMVVTPEHWHHKMTIAALNGGKDVYLEKPMTFTIAEAKDIDETVKRTGRVLQIGAQWCSDPRYHRAKEIVEKGWLGNILFAQSTYSMNSVYGLWEYDIEAEASAQTIDWPRFLGSAPKRPYSGERYFRWRKYWDYSNGVVSDFMYHRLAPMMLTLGGRFPNLVSANGGVYQFKDREVPETFTMTAEYDSFFVTVASSAASIGPERHHGPAIYGHEATLAFYDGSITVTPDRQFRKKFEAAAGKPELKIECMPKDLNEIRINHARNFYDCMRTRQQPILNSHLGYQVMTAIKLASDSYRERRMMAFDPKTEKVLAKAPPRVGYEGDGKNYQEPT; from the coding sequence GTGCAAATCACCCGTCGAACAGCAATGCTCTCCGCCGTGGCCTATTCGAATGTCCTCGGCGCCAACGATCGCATCAACGTCGGCCTCATCGGTTGCGGCAATCTTGGCATGCGCCACCTCCGCATCTACCAGAAGCCAATGCTCGAGGAAGGCAAGATCCACATCGCCGGCATCAGCGACATCTACACCGGCGCCAAGCGCCGTGGCGCGGCGCAAGTGAAGCTCGAAACCAAGGACATCCATCACGACTATCAGGAACTTATTGCCCGCAAGGACATCGACGCGATCATGGTCGTCACTCCCGAGCATTGGCATCACAAGATGACCATCGCCGCGCTCAACGGCGGCAAGGACGTCTATCTCGAAAAGCCGATGACCTTCACCATTGCCGAAGCCAAGGACATCGACGAGACCGTCAAGCGCACCGGCCGCGTACTGCAGATCGGCGCGCAATGGTGCTCTGACCCTCGCTACCATCGGGCCAAGGAGATCGTCGAGAAAGGCTGGCTCGGCAACATCCTCTTCGCCCAATCCACTTACTCGATGAACTCCGTCTACGGGCTCTGGGAATATGACATCGAAGCAGAGGCTTCCGCGCAAACCATCGATTGGCCCCGCTTCCTCGGCTCGGCGCCCAAGCGTCCCTATAGCGGAGAACGTTACTTCCGCTGGCGCAAATACTGGGATTATTCAAACGGCGTTGTTTCCGATTTCATGTACCACCGCCTCGCCCCGATGATGCTCACCCTCGGAGGCCGCTTCCCCAATCTGGTCAGCGCTAATGGCGGCGTCTACCAGTTCAAGGATCGCGAAGTGCCAGAGACCTTCACGATGACAGCCGAGTACGACAGTTTCTTTGTCACCGTTGCCTCGAGCGCCGCCAGCATTGGCCCCGAGCGCCACCACGGCCCCGCCATCTATGGCCATGAAGCAACGCTTGCTTTCTACGATGGGTCCATTACCGTCACTCCCGACCGGCAGTTCCGCAAGAAGTTTGAAGCCGCTGCCGGCAAGCCGGAATTGAAGATCGAATGCATGCCCAAAGATCTGAACGAGATCCGCATCAATCATGCCCGCAACTTCTACGACTGCATGCGTACCCGCCAACAGCCGATCCTCAACTCTCACCTCGGCTACCAGGTGATGACGGCGATCAAGCTTGCCTCCGATTCCTATCGCGAGCGCCGCATGATGGCCTTCGATCCCAAGACAGAAAAGGTGCTCGCCAAGGCCCCACCACGCGTCGGCTACGAAGGCGACGGCAAAAACTACCAGGAGCCCACCTAA
- a CDS encoding sugar phosphate isomerase/epimerase family protein → MIRRHFLALLAAARAPSSVQLYIGNYGMQSLDPMAALTAIRKIGYDAAELCLMPGWPTEPSKLDAAMRKRIARQPLPILSMIENFNTLVDEQAHQATLDRIRAAATLAHDLAPQAPPILQSVLGGKPNEWEQVKDKMAARLADWARVAAENKLKLAVKSHIGSASDTPEKLVWLLNKVNNPALSGIYDYGHFQLLNLMLSKSLNTLLPRCSFITLKDGRMVDGKAQFLLPGDGSIDYKEYFALLKQKNYRGPILIEITRQLQTQSGYDPIAAARRSYENIAPLLAAANLR, encoded by the coding sequence ATGATTCGCCGCCACTTCCTGGCGCTCCTGGCAGCGGCACGCGCTCCGTCCTCGGTCCAGCTCTACATCGGCAACTACGGCATGCAGTCGCTCGACCCCATGGCGGCGCTCACCGCCATCCGCAAGATCGGCTACGATGCCGCAGAGCTGTGTCTGATGCCGGGCTGGCCCACCGAGCCCTCAAAGCTGGACGCAGCCATGCGCAAGCGCATCGCGCGCCAGCCATTGCCGATCCTCAGCATGATCGAGAACTTCAACACGCTCGTCGACGAACAGGCCCACCAGGCCACGCTCGACCGCATCCGTGCCGCCGCCACCCTCGCGCACGATCTCGCGCCGCAAGCGCCGCCCATCCTGCAATCCGTGCTCGGCGGCAAGCCGAACGAGTGGGAGCAGGTCAAAGACAAGATGGCCGCGCGGCTCGCCGATTGGGCCCGGGTCGCGGCAGAAAACAAACTGAAGCTTGCGGTAAAGTCACACATTGGCAGCGCCTCAGACACACCGGAAAAGCTGGTCTGGCTGCTCAACAAGGTGAACAACCCGGCGTTGTCCGGCATCTATGACTACGGCCATTTCCAACTCTTGAATCTCATGCTGTCCAAGAGCCTCAACACGCTGCTGCCGCGCTGCAGCTTCATCACCTTGAAGGACGGGCGTATGGTCGACGGCAAGGCGCAATTCCTGCTGCCCGGCGACGGCAGCATCGACTACAAGGAATACTTCGCACTGCTCAAGCAGAAGAACTACCGCGGCCCCATCCTGATCGAGATCACCCGCCAACTGCAAACCCAATCCGGCTACGATCCCATCGCGGCCGCCAGGCGCTCCTACGAAAACATCGCACCGCTTCTCGCCGCTGCCAATTTACGATAG
- a CDS encoding RNA polymerase sigma factor: MDFVGLIAQIRKEDRNAEAELVTYFEPRIRAYTGARTSDFDLIQEVTQETLIAVLCAVRDGKLRQAETLASFVYAVARNQFADAIRRKVREQAEPILENHHLVAAAPKQVSELMETARREISNLEATDRRILWMTLIDGYKPGEVAHLIGMSAELVRQRKSRALKKLVSKLQPLSRIVQRWPLLKGEPK; this comes from the coding sequence GTGGACTTCGTCGGACTCATTGCGCAAATCCGCAAGGAAGATCGAAACGCGGAAGCGGAGTTAGTCACCTACTTCGAGCCGCGCATTCGAGCCTATACCGGCGCCAGGACCTCGGACTTCGATCTGATTCAGGAAGTGACCCAGGAGACTTTAATCGCCGTACTCTGCGCGGTGCGTGATGGAAAGCTCCGGCAAGCGGAAACTCTGGCTTCCTTTGTCTATGCCGTTGCCAGGAATCAGTTTGCGGATGCGATCCGCCGGAAGGTGCGCGAGCAAGCAGAGCCGATCCTGGAGAATCATCATTTGGTTGCTGCCGCTCCGAAACAGGTATCGGAGTTGATGGAGACCGCGCGCCGGGAGATCTCGAACCTGGAGGCGACAGACCGCCGCATCCTCTGGATGACGTTGATTGACGGCTATAAGCCTGGGGAAGTGGCTCACTTGATCGGAATGAGTGCAGAACTGGTGCGGCAGCGGAAGTCCAGAGCTCTAAAGAAATTGGTGAGTAAGTTGCAGCCGCTGTCACGAATCGTGCAACGCTGGCCACTCTTAAAGGGAGAGCCCAAATGA
- a CDS encoding TonB-dependent receptor, whose protein sequence is MLIRLTLLLVLAASLAVAQTASGVILGTVRDTQDAPVPGATVTVTNTGTNITRNFTTDSKGNYTFPFLVPGLYSVSAEAQGFRRANRTSIRLSVEDNLNVDFKLELGSVSEQITVDGQATLLDTSTNTLGQVIESKRIVDLPLNGRDPLSLATLVPGVVPVPRGPAPIHLGGSIPGMNGAGNGTSEVLLDGATDTVPRNRSFLLIHTPNADSVEEFKVQTNAMSAEFGRSNGGVISFITKSGGNTPHGTVYWFLRNSEFDANDFFQNRNRIPLGNLRRNQAGFTLGGPILIPKIYNGRNRTFFFTDYEAFRESALAPTTFTVPTALERTGDFSQTLNSAGNRILIYDPLTGSTRTPFAGNVIPSNRISPVANKLLSLYPLPNNDRVNGNLVLSSSRVNTTDTFDTRIDHNFTPAHRIMGRVSIQNPRTGEPNYFQNAGNPSNPPLIQRRRSGTVQYTGTLSPTLIFNVHYGLSHMYGTRVAWSDGLDITTLGFSPSFRDGQQVHALPVISASGYAGLGNGAQNYSTQTAHTMLASGTKIRGAHTLKFGFDYRAIYNNQLQNNLAEGSLSFGTNFTQGPNPNQASTTAGNGIATMLLGYPSGSIRTQPATAYRGSYQGLYVQDDWRATKKLSLNVGLRWEVNHPRTERYDRISIFDGSLPSPIATKVPSLPNLKGQMLFRGPDNRPVDKTDLNNFGPRFGLAYQLFSKTTIRTGYGIFFGLPPTDASLSGTYADGFTSNTSIISTIDGITPIVNLANPFPNGINQPQPKSTFGPDLFLGQSVNSLILSFATPYIQQWNFSLQQMVGNSLLLEAAYAGSKGNKLGLPALNVNSLTAAQTALGTANQQLVPNPFYGTITDPTSSLSLPTIQAGQLLRPFPQYQSVIADFPSLGNSQYHSLQLKLEKRLSKGYTLLVGFTAAKSINDSSQDMYGPVSGIQDPTNLRMERSLDPQDVSKRLVLSGVWDLPVGRGRHFGTSWSKPMDALLGGWQFNTIASFQSGLPLVMTSTGAARPNRIATGTAPSGPIQKNLDRAFDTSAFAVPAAFTFGNSSRTAPDMRTHGIANYDLSLFKTWKLRESLKAQFRMEAFNAFNRVQFGPPGTQAGTTSFGVITSQFNIPRQLQLALKIIF, encoded by the coding sequence ATGCTCATCCGCCTCACTCTACTGCTCGTGCTCGCCGCCTCGCTCGCGGTCGCCCAAACCGCTTCCGGCGTTATTCTCGGCACGGTTCGCGACACCCAGGATGCCCCTGTCCCGGGCGCAACCGTCACAGTCACCAACACGGGAACCAACATCACCCGCAACTTCACCACAGACTCCAAAGGAAACTACACCTTCCCCTTTCTCGTCCCCGGACTCTACTCCGTCTCCGCCGAGGCACAGGGATTTCGCCGCGCAAATCGAACCAGCATCCGCCTCAGTGTCGAAGACAACCTGAATGTCGATTTCAAACTGGAGCTCGGCTCCGTTAGCGAGCAGATTACGGTGGACGGCCAGGCGACACTCCTCGACACCTCCACCAACACGCTTGGCCAGGTGATCGAGTCCAAGCGCATTGTCGATCTGCCGCTCAACGGCCGCGATCCGCTATCCCTCGCCACACTCGTCCCTGGCGTGGTGCCTGTCCCCAGAGGCCCGGCGCCGATTCATCTGGGCGGTTCCATCCCTGGCATGAACGGCGCCGGCAACGGCACCAGCGAAGTGCTGCTCGACGGCGCCACCGACACCGTGCCGCGCAATCGCAGCTTCCTGCTCATCCACACGCCGAATGCCGACTCCGTCGAAGAGTTCAAGGTCCAGACCAATGCGATGAGCGCCGAATTTGGACGCTCCAATGGTGGTGTCATCAGCTTCATCACCAAATCCGGCGGCAACACGCCACACGGTACGGTCTACTGGTTCCTGCGCAACTCCGAGTTCGATGCGAACGACTTCTTCCAGAATCGCAATCGAATTCCGCTCGGCAACCTGCGCCGCAACCAGGCAGGCTTCACCTTGGGCGGCCCCATCCTGATCCCCAAGATCTACAACGGCCGCAATCGCACCTTCTTCTTCACCGATTACGAAGCCTTCCGCGAATCCGCTCTCGCCCCCACCACCTTCACCGTGCCCACCGCTCTCGAACGCACCGGCGACTTCTCGCAGACCCTCAACTCTGCCGGCAATCGCATTCTCATCTACGATCCGCTCACAGGCTCCACGCGAACTCCTTTTGCGGGCAACGTCATTCCCTCAAACCGGATTAGCCCGGTCGCAAACAAGCTGCTCAGCCTCTACCCGCTGCCCAACAACGACCGCGTTAACGGCAATCTCGTACTCAGTTCCTCACGCGTCAACACCACCGACACCTTCGACACCCGCATCGATCACAACTTCACGCCCGCACACCGCATCATGGGCCGCGTCTCGATCCAGAACCCGCGCACCGGCGAGCCGAACTACTTCCAGAATGCCGGCAACCCCAGCAATCCTCCGCTCATCCAGCGGCGGCGTTCCGGCACCGTGCAATACACTGGTACCCTCTCGCCCACCCTGATCTTCAACGTCCACTATGGCCTCTCCCACATGTACGGCACCCGCGTCGCCTGGAGCGATGGCCTCGACATTACGACGCTCGGCTTCTCCCCCAGCTTCCGCGACGGCCAGCAAGTGCACGCGCTTCCGGTGATCAGCGCCAGTGGCTATGCTGGTCTCGGCAACGGCGCGCAGAACTACAGCACCCAGACAGCCCACACCATGCTTGCGTCCGGCACCAAGATCCGAGGCGCTCACACGCTGAAGTTTGGCTTCGACTATCGCGCGATCTATAACAACCAACTCCAGAACAACCTGGCGGAAGGCAGCCTCTCCTTCGGGACAAACTTCACCCAAGGTCCCAACCCGAATCAAGCCTCCACCACTGCCGGCAACGGCATCGCTACCATGCTCCTTGGCTATCCCTCCGGTTCTATTCGCACCCAACCTGCCACGGCCTATCGCGGCAGTTACCAGGGTCTCTATGTCCAGGACGATTGGCGCGCCACCAAGAAACTCTCCCTCAATGTCGGTCTGCGTTGGGAAGTGAATCATCCCCGCACCGAACGCTATGACCGCATCAGTATCTTCGATGGCTCGCTTCCTTCGCCCATCGCCACAAAGGTGCCTTCGCTTCCGAATCTCAAGGGACAAATGCTGTTCCGTGGCCCGGACAATCGCCCGGTCGACAAGACCGATCTGAATAACTTCGGCCCGCGCTTTGGCCTCGCCTACCAGCTCTTCTCTAAGACCACCATCCGCACTGGTTACGGCATCTTCTTCGGCCTGCCCCCAACAGACGCGAGCCTCAGTGGCACTTATGCCGACGGCTTCACCTCGAACACCAGCATCATCTCCACCATCGATGGCATCACGCCCATCGTCAACCTCGCCAACCCCTTCCCCAACGGCATCAACCAGCCACAACCGAAATCCACCTTTGGCCCCGACCTCTTCCTCGGGCAAAGCGTCAACTCCCTCATCCTCTCGTTCGCCACGCCGTACATCCAGCAATGGAACTTCTCACTCCAGCAAATGGTGGGCAACTCCCTGCTCCTCGAAGCCGCCTATGCCGGCAGCAAGGGCAACAAGCTCGGCCTGCCCGCGCTCAACGTCAACTCCCTGACCGCCGCGCAAACCGCCCTCGGCACCGCCAATCAGCAACTCGTCCCCAATCCCTTCTATGGAACCATCACCGACCCCACTTCGTCGCTCTCCCTCCCAACTATCCAGGCCGGCCAACTCCTCCGCCCCTTCCCGCAATACCAAAGTGTGATTGCCGACTTCCCTTCTCTCGGCAACTCGCAATACCACTCGCTCCAATTGAAGCTCGAAAAGCGCCTCTCCAAGGGCTACACGCTGCTCGTGGGCTTCACTGCCGCGAAGTCGATCAACGACTCTTCCCAAGACATGTACGGCCCGGTCAGCGGCATTCAGGACCCAACCAATCTCCGCATGGAGCGCTCGCTCGATCCCCAGGATGTCTCGAAGCGCCTCGTCCTCAGCGGCGTCTGGGATCTGCCGGTTGGCCGTGGCCGCCACTTTGGCACCTCCTGGTCTAAGCCCATGGACGCCCTGCTCGGCGGATGGCAGTTCAACACGATCGCCAGCTTCCAAAGTGGCTTGCCCCTGGTGATGACCAGCACCGGCGCCGCGCGCCCCAATCGCATCGCCACCGGCACGGCGCCCTCGGGCCCCATCCAGAAGAATCTCGATCGCGCCTTCGACACCAGCGCCTTCGCGGTTCCAGCAGCCTTCACCTTTGGCAACAGCAGCCGCACCGCGCCGGACATGCGCACCCACGGCATCGCCAACTACGACCTGTCGCTGTTCAAGACCTGGAAGCTGCGCGAATCGCTGAAAGCGCAGTTCCGCATGGAAGCCTTCAACGCCTTCAACCGCGTCCAGTTTGGACCTCCCGGCACCCAGGCAGGCACCACCTCCTTCGGCGTCATCACCTCGCAATTCAACATCCCGCGCCAGCTCCAGCTCGCGCTGAAGATCATCTTTTAA